A window from Moritella yayanosii encodes these proteins:
- a CDS encoding DUF2492 family protein, protein MSKSVHGREVVALLAAKVAGIDQAALLALIEQEYPLDLFHTCKVKGMDKNQILANMMAKGRIVELNGILTAQTSCGCKNK, encoded by the coding sequence ATGTCTAAATCTGTTCATGGTAGAGAAGTCGTTGCACTATTAGCAGCAAAAGTTGCGGGTATAGATCAAGCTGCGTTACTTGCGTTGATAGAGCAAGAATACCCACTGGATTTATTCCATACATGCAAAGTGAAAGGCATGGATAAAAACCAAATATTAGCCAACATGATGGCTAAAGGTCGTATTGTAGAGCTGAATGGTATTTTAACAGCTCAAACAAGTTGCGGTTGTAAGAACAAATAA
- a CDS encoding YcgN family cysteine cluster protein has product MVEKFWQTKTLAKMTGSEWESLCDGCGKCCLHKIIDDESEEIHFTNVACELLNTKTCRCKKYEKRFKYVFDCFKVTLDDIDAFHWLPETCAYKRILEGRDIPEWHPLLTGSQSEMHKLGYSIRGKAVAESQAGDLEDHIITFKL; this is encoded by the coding sequence ATGGTAGAAAAATTTTGGCAGACTAAAACACTCGCTAAAATGACAGGTTCAGAGTGGGAATCACTCTGTGATGGATGTGGTAAGTGTTGTTTACATAAGATCATTGATGATGAATCAGAAGAAATTCATTTTACCAACGTAGCTTGCGAATTATTAAACACTAAAACATGTCGCTGTAAAAAATATGAAAAGCGATTTAAGTACGTTTTTGATTGTTTTAAAGTCACACTAGATGATATTGATGCATTCCATTGGCTACCAGAAACATGTGCTTACAAGCGTATTTTAGAAGGGCGTGATATACCTGAATGGCATCCATTACTCACGGGGAGTCAATCAGAGATGCACAAGCTAGGTTATTCGATTCGTGGTAAAGCGGTTGCCGAATCACAAGCAGGTGATTTAGAAGACCATATCATCACGTTTAAATTATAA
- a CDS encoding fumarylacetoacetate hydrolase family protein, which translates to MLDSLYEHQTIDNKPLALPVGKVVCIGRNYLDHIRELGNDVPEQALLFIKPSTSLVALDKPLQLPIDLGACHNELEVALLIKSPITKGTPIVLSELIWGVGLGLDLTLRDLQSLLKAQGHPWERAKAFDHACPVTPFIPLAEFENVHNLDFTLSVNDQLRQLGCTANMMRSIESLLTEITACFTLLPGDIVLTGTPAGVGVLNSGDKLALTLTNRYKFGCEFI; encoded by the coding sequence ATGCTTGATTCTCTTTATGAACACCAAACCATAGATAATAAGCCACTCGCACTGCCAGTTGGTAAAGTTGTTTGTATCGGACGTAACTACCTTGATCATATCCGTGAACTTGGTAATGACGTACCCGAACAAGCATTGCTTTTTATTAAACCTTCCACCTCATTAGTTGCACTCGATAAACCGTTGCAACTTCCGATTGATTTAGGGGCCTGCCATAATGAGTTAGAAGTGGCATTATTAATTAAGTCTCCAATAACGAAAGGAACACCGATTGTACTTTCTGAGTTAATCTGGGGCGTTGGGTTAGGGCTTGATCTGACGCTACGTGATTTGCAATCATTGCTTAAAGCCCAAGGACATCCTTGGGAAAGAGCGAAAGCGTTTGATCATGCTTGTCCGGTTACTCCGTTTATCCCACTTGCAGAATTTGAAAATGTGCATAACCTTGATTTCACGTTGTCCGTCAATGATCAGTTAAGGCAGCTGGGATGTACTGCTAATATGATGCGTTCTATTGAGTCATTGCTGACCGAGATTACGGCATGTTTTACCTTGTTACCCGGTGATATTGTATTAACCGGCACGCCCGCAGGGGTAGGGGTACTTAATTCAGGCGATAAGCTTGCATTAACACTTACAAACCGTTATAAATTCGGCTGCGAGTTCATTTAG
- a CDS encoding lytic murein transglycosylase, with amino-acid sequence MKLAGLVLFALSSSVVSAKPTFDEYLSTLRTESETLGLSSDTLDDAFASIRYRKKTIVHDNAQPERQKITLDAYIPRAVPKWKIAKARRSYDQNIELLARIGKDYGVQPRFIVALWGIETNFGNYTGNFSTLSALATLAYDGRRETFFKKEFFAALKIIDEGHITAENMKGSWAGAMGQVQFMPTSFNAYAVDYNNDGKKDIWNSKADALASAANYLKQAKWDDTYTWGRQVTLPKGYDAKISGLKLTKTLPEWQALGIRTFEGKSLPNVVLDASLIMPDGENGRIYLAYNNYKSIMRWNRSDYFATSVAYLSDAIKFRD; translated from the coding sequence ATGAAATTAGCAGGATTGGTATTATTCGCTTTAAGTTCTTCAGTGGTATCAGCTAAACCGACATTTGATGAGTATTTATCTACCTTACGTACGGAGTCAGAAACACTTGGATTGAGTTCGGATACGCTTGATGACGCGTTTGCTTCTATCCGATACCGTAAAAAAACCATTGTGCATGATAACGCGCAACCAGAGCGTCAAAAGATTACGCTCGATGCATACATTCCCAGAGCTGTTCCTAAGTGGAAAATAGCGAAAGCACGTAGGTCATACGACCAGAATATCGAATTATTAGCGCGTATAGGTAAAGACTATGGTGTACAACCACGCTTTATTGTAGCTTTATGGGGTATTGAAACTAACTTTGGCAATTATACAGGCAACTTTTCGACACTTTCTGCGTTAGCTACCCTTGCTTATGATGGCCGACGCGAAACGTTTTTTAAGAAGGAATTTTTTGCGGCATTAAAAATTATTGATGAAGGACATATTACCGCCGAAAATATGAAAGGTTCTTGGGCCGGCGCGATGGGGCAGGTTCAATTCATGCCAACATCCTTTAATGCATATGCTGTTGATTATAATAACGACGGTAAAAAAGATATCTGGAATAGCAAAGCAGACGCATTAGCTTCTGCTGCAAATTACCTTAAACAAGCAAAGTGGGACGATACTTATACTTGGGGTCGACAAGTAACACTGCCAAAAGGCTATGATGCTAAGATTTCAGGATTAAAACTGACCAAGACGCTACCAGAATGGCAAGCGCTAGGGATAAGAACATTTGAAGGTAAATCATTACCAAACGTTGTTCTTGATGCGTCACTGATCATGCCCGATGGTGAAAATGGTCGTATCTATTTAGCTTACAACAATTATAAAAGCATAATGCGTTGGAACCGTTCAGATTATTTTGCAACTTCCGTCGCATACTTATCAGATGCGATCAAATTCAGGGACTGA
- a CDS encoding YcgL domain-containing protein, whose protein sequence is MLCSIYKTNKKEGMYLFISRREDFSQIPETLLEMFGQPKLVVTMNLTEKRTLAFADTKKVLDNLTSEGFYLQMPPPPIDHLVEYKKWRDRNK, encoded by the coding sequence ATGCTTTGTTCAATTTATAAGACAAATAAAAAAGAAGGGATGTATTTATTTATATCTCGTCGTGAAGATTTTAGCCAAATACCAGAAACTTTATTAGAAATGTTCGGTCAACCTAAGTTAGTTGTGACGATGAATTTGACAGAAAAACGAACGTTGGCTTTTGCTGATACAAAAAAAGTATTAGACAATTTAACATCGGAAGGGTTTTATCTGCAAATGCCGCCACCACCAATCGATCATTTAGTAGAATATAAAAAATGGCGTGATAGAAATAAATAG